One Trichoderma atroviride chromosome 7, complete sequence DNA segment encodes these proteins:
- a CDS encoding uncharacterized protein (EggNog:ENOG41~TransMembrane:7 (o32-53i65-83o89-116i160-185o205-226i238-262o282-304i)), whose product MLNLTCNSTLEEMGISEVKIVGPLDFHDLARVIAAGCTLIAVVLSLYLVFMHASHYTQPKEQRHIIRILFMVPVYAISSYMQIEWYRQATYFSVISDCYEAFAIASFFGLLCHYCAPDLHSQKEFFRNLRPIAPWVLPINWFAKCCGGQRGPWRTPKSGLTWFNIVWIGVYQYCFIRVAMTITAVLTQHYGRYCESSNSPIFAHIWTLAINAISVTIAMYCLIQFYIQLAKPLAEHKLFIKVLAIKLVIFLSFWQSLAISVGTSTLKIVHPNKVLAYPDLKVGIPAMLLCIEMAIFSILHIWAFPYQVYRRGAGAPFYPSPDASKGTVGLEKPSLPNGGGFLGLRALWDALNLWDLVKAFTRGMRWLMCGVKRRKEDISYKLGAPSDENNLSMSNLHEPKPGQGSYNHAFDDPTTTAYHGVGGGVMSPTGEERVGLIYDAQPNPESMGSSPPSAYGQQHLHQQPYEYDPPPYAGASRTHSPYNPNNTYNDQSPPSRPQRPPEPYQGDWRQQQ is encoded by the exons ATGCTGAATCTAACGTGTAATTCGACGCTCGAGGAGATGGGCA TATCCGAAGTCAAGATCGTCGGCCCTCTTGATTTCCACGACCTCGCGCGTgtcatcgccgccggctGCACGCTCATCGCCGTTGTGCTCAGCTTGTACCTCGTCTTCATGCACGCCTCGCACTACACCCAACCCAAAGAACAACGACA catcatccgTATCCTCTTCATGGTCCCCGTCTATGCCATTTCTTCCTACATGCAGATCGAATGGTACCGCCAAGCCACCTACTTCTCCGTCATCTCCGACTGCTACGaggcctttgccattgcgTCCTTTTTCGGCCTGCTATGTCACTACTGTGCGCCCGACTTGCACTCGCAAAAGGAGTTTTTTAGGAATCTGCGCCCCATTGCGCCTTGGGTCTTGCCCATCAACTGGTTTGCCAAGTGCTGCGGCGGACAAAGAGGCCCGTGGCGCACCCCCAAGAGCGGCCTTACCTGGTTCAACATTGTCTGGATTGGCGTGTATCAGTACTGCTTTATCCGAGTCGCCATGACCATCACCGCCGTCTTGACACAGCATTATGGCCGCTACTGCGAGAGCTCAAACTCTCCCATTTTTGCTCACATCTGG ACTCTTGCCATCAATGCCATTTCCGTCACCATTGCCATGTACTGCCTCATTCAGTTTTACATCCAGCTAGCCAAACCCCTCGCCGAGCacaagctcttcatcaaggTCTTGGCCATCAAGCTCGTCATTTTCCTGTCCTTTTGGCAGTCGTTGGCCATTTCCGTCGGCACGTCGACACTCAAAATTGTCCACCCGAACAAAGTCCTCGCCTACCCTGATCTCAAAGTCGGCATTCCAGCCATGCTCCTCTGTATCGAaatggccatcttctccatcctgcACATTTGGGCCTTCCCGTATCAGGTGTATCGTCGCGGTGCTGGCGCACCGTTTTACCCGTCTCCCGATGCATCAAAGGGCACCGTTGGCCTGGAGAAGCCTTCTCTGCCCAATGGTGGCGGTTTCTTGGGTCTGCGTGCTCTGTGGGATGCCCTGAACCTGTGGGATCTCGTCAAGGCATTTACACGAGGTATGCGCTGGCTCATGTGCGGTGTCAAGAGGCGGAAGGAAGACATCAGCTACAAGCTCGGCGCCCCCAGCGACGAAAACAACTTGAGCATGAGCAATCTCCACGAGCCCAAGCCTGGCCAGGGTTCATACAACCACGCTTTCGACGACCCGACGACAACAGCATATCACGGCGTCGGTGGCGGAGTCATGTCTCCCACCGGCGAGGAGAGAGTCGGCCTGATTTACGATGCGCAACCCAACCCCGAGTCAATGGgctcatcgccgccgtcaGCGTACGGCCAACAGCATCTACATCAACAACCCTACGAATACGACCCACCTCCATACGCCGGCGCATCGCGCACACATTCGCCCTACAACCCCAACAACACATACAATGACCAGTCGCCCCCATCACGTCCTCAGCGACCACCCGAGCCCTACCAAGGAGACTGGAGACAACAAcaataa
- a CDS encoding uncharacterized protein (SECRETED:SignalP(1-27)~TransMembrane:1 (n14-22c27/28o244-267i)), with translation MASSRNSGLQQGHLVLLLLAFTTLVSAIEVNVCASFNTAQTPLNVSIYQTNGLCGGFCTRKNYAFSITQQNSCWCSNYYPDQASVVDTKKCNLPCPAWQPEDCGGPGLFGYILLNEVAPSGTSTAPASSTTAQSTTSTTSSTTSSSTTASTAESTFTSASSSTSSSTSETSTTSSSSSSSSSSTSSSSSSSASTTPPPSSSSSSGGQSSSSSGSSGLPQQTADPSGDQSGTTSKKSKSGISSGAIAGIVVGVVGGLALIAAALFFWLRRRRQNQDEYRDDPSVRGSSSGMVGSVPP, from the exons ATGGCCTCGTCAAGGAACAGTGGCCTGCAACAGGGCCATCtggttctgctgcttctggcctTTACAACATTGGTTTCTGCTATAGAAGTTAATGTTTGTGCCAGTTTCAACACGGCCCAGACGCCATTGA ACGTCAGTATATACCAAACCAACGGACTCTGTGGAGGGTTCTGTACAAGGAAAAATTACGCCTTCTCCATCACACAGCAAAACTCCTGCTGGTGCTCAAACTATTATCCCGACCAAGCCTCGGTTGTCGACACCAAAAAGTGCAATTTGCCTTGTCCAGCCTGGCAGCCAGAAGACTGCGGTGGACCTGGCTTGTTTGGCTATATTCTCTTGAACGAAGTTGCCCCATCTGGCACCAGCACGGCACCAGCAAGCTCAACAACAGCACAG AGCACAACGTCAACAACGTCCTCAACAACGTCCAGCTCCACAACAGCTTCCACCGCCGAGTCCACTTTCACCTCGGCgtcctcctccacctcctcttccacatCAGAGACGTCGACTACTTCTTCGAGTAGCTCATCCTCT TCGAGCTCCacgtcgtcgtcctcctcgtcctctgccAGTACCACGCCCCcgccctcgtcgtcatcatcatccggtgggcagagctccagcagcagcggcagcagtggTCTTCCCCAGCAGACAGCGGACCCAAGCGGAGACCAATCCGGCACCACTTccaaaaagtcaaagtcggGGATTTCATCTGGTGCCATTGCTGGTATAGTGGTTGGCGTTGTAGGTGGTTTGGCGCTCATCGCTgctgccctcttcttctggctccGGCGGAGAAGGCAGAATCAGGACGAATACAGAGATGACCCCAGCGTCCGGGGTAGCTCATCTGGTATGGTGGGATCAGTCCCCCCCTGA
- a CDS encoding uncharacterized protein (TransMembrane:1 (i26-46o)) has product MGAISLPIKALGPHQPHLHPPRRRRLSSSLMAVILLLATALLYALVSLGSGPCTAGATCYRGYQSLYSFDAGNDNHAAWMAAIPDDVRITSLSIPGTHDTMTYEIESEQLQCQNWNLSMQLHSGLRYLDIRARLRDDELHIYHADGYTGFSYEQVLLYVFAFLDENPSEAIIMRLKEEGSPLGHNTISFEDAFHYHHYAAPLTAPGSDKHLHKYEFAAPIPTLGALRSKVFILQNFDSRGGPYGLQWEGPEMVLEDLWIIPDVYHLSEKWSAIRDALENAALAPDDNRFLYLAHTSASVGVLPIEAAAGPMNRTIQGMNDMTGQYLDDASGNVDEARVGVVIIDFPGKKLISTILEWNVWLRQ; this is encoded by the coding sequence ATGGGCGCAATATCACTCCCCATCAAGGCCCTCGGCCCTCACcagcctcatctccatcccccgcgccgccgccgcctctcctCCAGCCTCATGGCCGtgatcctcctcctcgccacgGCGCTCTTGTACGCGCTCGTCTCCCTCGGCTCGGGGCCCTGCACCGCCGGCGCGACCTGCTACCGCGGCTACCAGTCGCTCTACAGCTTCGACGCCGGCAACGACAACCACGCCGCCTGGATGGCCGCCATCCCCGACGACGTGCGCAtcaccagcctcagcatcCCCGGCACGCACGACACCATGACGTACGAGATTGAGTCCGAGCAGCTGCAGTGCCAGAACTGGAACCTGAGCATGCAGCTGCACAGCGGGCTGCGCTATCTGGATATCCGCGCGAGGCTGAGGGACGACGAGCTGCACATCTACCACGCGGATGGATACACGGGCTTCAGCTACGAGCAGGTGTTGTTGTAtgtctttgcctttctgGACGAGAACCCTTCCGAGGCCATCATCATGCGGCTCAAGGAAGAGGGCAGCCCGCTTGGCCACAACACCATCTCCTTTGAAGACGCTTTCCACTATCACCACTACGCGGCGCCCCTCACCGCGCCCGGGTCCGACAAGCACCTCCACAAGTACGAATTCGCAGCGCCCATCCCCACGCTGGGCGCTCTACGCTCCAAAGTCTTCATCCTGCAAAACTTTGACTCCCGCGGCGGGCCCTACGGCCTGCAGTGGGAAGGCCCCGAAATGGTCCTCGAGGACCTCTGGATCATCCCGGACGTGTACCACCTGTCTGAGAAATGGTCCGCCATCCGCGACGCGCTGGAGAACGCCGCCCTGGCCCCAGACGACAACCGCTTCTTGTACCTGGCGCACACGAGTGCTTCGGTGGGCGTCTTGCCCATCGAGGCCGCGGCCGGACCGATGAATCGGACGATTCAGGGCATGAATGACATGACGGGGCAGTATCTCGACGATGCGTCGGGCAATGTCGACGAGGCGAGGGTGGGCGTGGTGATTATTGATTTCCcggggaagaagctgattAGCACGATTTTGGAGTGGAATGTCTGGCTGAGGCAATGA
- a CDS encoding uncharacterized protein (EggNog:ENOG41~SECRETED:SignalP(1-44)~TransMembrane:1 (n29-40c44/45o465-491i)), with protein sequence MAALPEAIPRRRAQPHRATPRMALPLRRLWTAALLLGAPLVASAHSFPYNPTQIFTPSVCFNQSACHGADVAYIFTQDSDDHVQFMSLNISGSVGADTKLNLVSTFLPFLDGTQPPNTAFGAVRTEDGSVLAYVGACDKGPGDVWTYGEGSGNATWAKQATTLGKLKQSASRGPYFLGGTIAFSATLAPSLDEPTIYSYGGMCDTPSDNSTDWQSEADYTTSMMTLTPTDSSPSSKSYVQGVASSTGPKTPIAGFSLTALQSSMSNNSGTVTQQTAYVVIGGHTQQAFINMSTAAVWSLPEESWSYINVQQPTDNADGIDSRSGHTAVLGANGHSIIIMGGWVGDVNTPADPQLVVLEMSETYSSWMWTVPKQQPDFGGSGIYGHGAAILPGNIMMAYGGWQIGGSSSSSKVKRQSSVTTSPQFLNLTDMTWSTTYNNPSAGKAPDKSPGGGSSSSTSDAAKSKILGLSLGFGISGGALLIILAVTGCFCWRKRQRRRAAREETIRAMAQDASMFVHDTSEMAQRDDNFPWGYRSWYSNGPDQYQLGGDDRSLGYEGMRGSYGGYAPVVPGVARKPVSRQLRGGYMPANAQNSFMPTPGQIHPIMEDEEEDLAQQRVHPNEVTTPTSDAYSDPFLTPTVAVASGALPVFQPPPPGQSTADPNQDGSFQHDPDVQDWVSDVDAADAMLARYNSTRQAQGRGTPMRRSSQRSTGMREEELRTDSALSESNRSGGDGLGRSSSGRWSAILTSAFGGTSSVTTEPGKPGSSSSSSYNTAKSGFGALQAEGPNLLLGRSTPQDPFDEDEPPSSPSKFKPRRDWLGSLRRVFSGAESNSGELLSPRDRSPQREISTDMLSNDYETPLTAIGSEILRRKQGRQDWEGADAGSAAGRENDWDIERAVENRLVQVMFTVPKERLRVVNGEDFDDGTSTDERIPLHMPQTAELVDMDKRSSQVEPSLRSASKLSSHLDDEGGGVPVDERDRDDGFLRINQEDFEEKSDRDDRSERPLSIATDVSFARSASVYTAEAMTFERPKTRVLQMVDRFESFGTNHNSNDNSPSVSRAGTPGLRTIKSKKSMRSQEQLGQH encoded by the coding sequence ATGGCCGCGCTACCAGAGGCGATTCCTCGCCGACGCGCGCAGCCGCATCGCGCAACACCACGAATGGCGCTGCCTTTGCGCCGACTCTGGACCGCGGCGCTGCTCTTGGGCGCTCCGCTGGTGGCCTCTGCGCACAGCTTCCCTTATAACCCCACCCAGATCTTTACGCCCAGCGTGTGCTTCAACCAGAGCGCATGTCACGGGGCCGACGTGGCCTACATCTTCACCCAGGACAGCGACGACCATGTACAGTTCATGTCACTCAACATTTCGGGCTCGGTTGGCGCAGACACAAAGCTGAATCTTGTCTCGACGTTTTTGCCTTTCCTGGACGGCACCCAACCACCAAACACGGCGTTTGGCGCGGTAAGAACAGAAGATGGCTCGGTGCTGGCATATGTGGGAGCATGCGATAAGGGGCCAGGAGACGTTTGGACCTACGGGGAGGGAAGCGGTAACGCAACGTGGGCAAAGCAGGCGACCACATTGGGGAAATTGAAGCAGAGCGCGTCAAGAGGGCCATATTTCCTGGGAGGGACAATTGCGTTCTCGGCGACACTGGCCCCTTCGCTGGATGAGCCGACGATATATTCGTATGGCGGCATGTGCGATACGCCCTCGGACAACTCAACGGACTGGCAATCCGAGGCGGATTATACCACGAGTATGATGACTCTTACCCCAACCGACAGCAGCCCTTCGTCAAAGTCCTACGTCCAAGGCGTCGCGTCAAGCACCGGGCCTAAGACGCCCATTGCCGGATTTAGCCTCACCGCGTTGCAGAGCTCAATGAGCAACAACTCTGGCACCGTCACGCAGCAGACGGCGTACGTTGTCATCGGTGGCCATACCCAGCAGGCCTTTATCAACATGAGCACCGCTGCTGTGTGGAGTCTCCCCGAGGAATCCTGGTCCTATATCAATGTTCAGCAGCCAACCGACAACGCCGACGGCATAGATAGCAGATCTGGCCACACGGCCGTACTAGGCGCAAATGGACACTCGATTATCATCATGGGGGGCTGGGTCGGCGATGTAAACACCCCGGCGGATCCTCAACTTGTAGTGCTGGAGATGAGCGAAACATATAGCTCTTGGATGTGGACCGTGCCGAAACAGCAGCCCGATTTTGGAGGCAGTGGCATCTACGGGCACGGCGCGGCCATCTTGCCAGGAAACATCATGATGGCATATGGAGGGTGGCAGATTggcggctccagctcgtccagcaaGGTGAAGCGACAGTCCAGCGTCACCACCTCGCCGCAGTTCTTAAACTTGACCGACATGACTTGGTCAACGACGTACAACAATCCTTCGGCGGGCAAGGCCCCTGATAAAAGCCCAGGCGGCGGTTCCTCTAGCTCAACAAGTGATGCTGCCAAGTCAAAGATTCTGGGATTGAGCCTTGGGTTTGGCATCAGCGGCGGAgccctcctcatcatcttggccGTCACCGGCTGTTTCTGTTggcggaagaggcagaggagaagagctgcccgCGAAGAGACCATTCGGGCCATGGCCCAGGACGCGAGCATGTTTGTCCACGATACGTCCGAGATGGCCCAGCGGGACGATAATTTCCCTTGGGGCTATCGCAGCTGGTACTCCAATGGGCCAGATCAGTATCAACTTGGCGGAGATGACCGGTCTCTCGGGTATGAGGGCATGCGCGGCTCTTATGGCGGCTATGCTCCGGTGGTACCTGGAGTTGCGAGAAAGCCAGTATCTCGGCAGCTTCGTGGCGGTTATATGCCGGCGAATGCCCAGAACAGCTTTATGCCTACTCCAGGCCAAATCCACCCCATcatggaggatgaagaagaagacttggCTCAGCAGCGTGTCCATCCTAACGAGGTCACTACGCCCACGTCAGACGCATACTCTGATCCGTTCCTCACACCAACTGTTGCTGTAGCTTCAGGGGCTCTACCAGTGTTCCAACCACCGCCCCCTGGTCAAAGCACCGCTGATCCAAACCAAGATGGCTCATTCCAGCACGATCCAGACGTGCAAGATTGGGTTTCTGACGTTGACGCCGCCGATGCGATGTTGGCGAGATATAACAGCAcacgccaagctcaaggccgtGGAACGCCCATGAGGCGAAGCTCCCAGCGTTCGACTGGTATgcgggaggaggagctcCGTACCGATTCAGCTCTATCAGAATCGAATCGCAGTGGAGGAGACGGCTTGGGACGATCCAGTTCTGGTCGATGGTCTGCTATTCTTACCAGTGCTTTTGGCGGTACGTCATCAGTCACCACAGAACCAGGCAAGCCAGGCAGCTCCTCTTCTAGCAGCTACAACACAGCGAAATCAGGATTTGGCGCCTTACAGGCAGAAGGCCCCAATCTGTTGCTCGGTCGATCAACGCCTCAAGACCCATTCGACGAAGACGAACCGCCTAGCTCACCGTCAAAATTCAAGCCTCGGAGGGATTGGCTGGGTTCTTTGAGACGCGTTTTCTCTGGAGCAGAGTCCAATTCGGGCGAATTATTATCTCCTAGGGACAGATCTCCTCAGAGAGAAATTTCGACGGATATGTTAAGCAACGATTATGAGACACCGCTCACGGCCATAGGCAGCGAGATTCTCCGAAGAAAACAGGGCCGCCAGGATTGGGAAGGTGCAGATGCTGGCAGTGCTGCAGGGAGAGAAAACGATTGGGATATTGAAAGAGCCGTGGAGAACCGCCTCGTGCAAGTCATGTTTACAGTTCCCAAAGAGCGTCTTCGTGTCGTAAATGGCGAGGATTTCGATGACGGAACAAGCACCGACGAAAGAATACCTCTCCATATGCCACAGACGGCGGAGCTCGTTGACATGGACAAGCGGTCATCGCAAGTCGAGCCTTCACTTCGCAGCGCCAGCAAACTCAGCTCTCATCTGGATGACGAAGGCGGAGGTGTACCTGTAGACGAGAGAGATCGCGACGACGGCTTCCTTAGGATCAACCAAGAGGATTTCGAGGAAAAAAGCGACCGGGACGACAGGAGTGAAAGACCGCTTTCTATCGCAACAGATGTGTCGTTTGCGCGATCAGCAAGCGTGTATACGGCTGAAGCCATGACGTTTGAGCGGCCCAAGACGAGAGTGCTGCAGATGGTTGATCGCTTCGAGAGTTTTGGCACCAACCATAATAGTAACGATAACAGTCCTTCGGTGAGCAGGGCAGGAACGCCAGGACTGCGGAccatcaagagcaagaagtCTATGCGGAGTCAGGAACAGCTTGGGCAGCATTAG
- a CDS encoding uncharacterized protein (TransMembrane:11 (o35-53i112-132o161-181i416-440o460-487i508-534o554-587i599-619o625-645i671-689o695-712i)), with the protein MGNFISWLDKNLAPDSNQGSAQGTQPESAWGMVDTLIPVLVVSAIYIIIFLFLRKSQRRYYAPRTYLGSLREDQRTPSIPSNLLTWVSAFWKIPDAYVLTHQSLDAYLFLRYLRICFVICLVSLLITWPILFPVNATGGKGLSQLEILSYSNVDINTKKNYLYAHTFVGWAVYGFLMYMITRECIFYINLRQAHHINPHYAKRISARTVLFTSVPDEYNNEARIRSMFAAVKNVWVCGKTDELDELVEKRDDAAMKLEKGEISLLKEVNKARVKALKNGGEPQSEGPVTANTEDGDVETGDIASRWIADKKRPHHRLGLLGLVGKKVDTIEWCRSELQRLVPEIEKAQADWRAGNFEKVRGVFVEFETQGDAQFAFQSVTHHLALHMDPKAIGVQPEEIVWKSLTLPWWQIIVRRYVVYAFIAALIIFWAIPVGIVGLIAQVNTLKSIPGLTWIAQIPKPILGVVSGLLPAVALSILMSLVPVIMRLCARLAGEVSQSRVELFTQNSYFFFQLIQVFLVQTFTNAASTALVQIAQQPGQVFTILSSSLPTASNFYISYFIVQGLTIATSVVTQVVGFFVFTLLYKFLAKTPRAMYKKWTSLSAISWGSVMPVYTNIAVISITYSIIAPLILFWSTIGMGLFYLAYRYNILFVTETQIDTHGLIYPRALKQLFAGIYLAEVCMVGLFAVSKAAGPAVLMAIFLAFTILYHITLSRTLDPLLYGLPRSLQAEEEAILARIAGNEGATSAEEGLTTNELSHEDTVSKAPGTKVATNAPANRGNFILRFFKPWIYADYATLREWFTSEKHFAEPIEYPEDIVAEAYLPPSVSSRAPILWIPSDPAGLSKVEIAASSKVIQITDEGAVLDEKNHITWDSEGARPPIWEEKIYY; encoded by the exons ATGGGCAACTTTATCAGCTGGCTCGACAAGAACTTGGCTCCCGATTCCAACCAAGGGTCGGCCCAAGGCACTCAGCCCGAGTCGGCATGGG GCATGGTTGATACTCTGATTCCCGTACTAGTTGTATCAGCCATCTACATCATCATTTTCCTGTTTCTTAGGAAATCACAACGGCGCTACTATGCGCCGCGTACATACCTGGGGTCTTTACGAGAAGA TCAGCGGACACCAAGTATACCCAGCAATCTACTGACCTGGGTTTCCGCCTTCTGGAAGATCCCCGATGCCTATGTTCTCACTCACCAGAGCCTCGACGCCTATCTCTTCCTCCGATACCTGCGCATTTGCTTCGTCATCTGTCTTGTCAGCCTTCTCATCACTTGGCCTATTCTCTTCCCTGTCAACGCCACTGGAGGCAAAGGACTGTCCCAGCTCGAGATTCTATCGTACAGCAATGtcgacatcaacaccaagaagAACTATCTCTATGCCCATACCTTTGTTGGCTGGGCCGTCTATGGCTTCCTCATGTACATGATCACGCGCGAATGCATCTTCTACATCAACTTGCGACAGGCTCACCACATCAACCCGCACTATGCCAAGCGAATTTCTGCCCGTACCGTTCTCTTCACATCAGTCCCGGATGAATACAACAACGAAGCCCGCATTCGCAGCATGTTTGCTGCGGTCAAGAACGTCTGGGTCTGTGGCAAGACGGATGAACTCGACGAGCTTGTGGAGAAGCGAGACGATGCAGCTATGAAGCTTGAAAAGGGCGAAATCAGTCTTCTGAAAGAAGTTAACAAGGCTCGCGTCAAAGCTCTGAAGAATGGCGGAGAACCTCAGTCCGAAGGTCCGGTAACTGCCAACaccgaagatggcgatgttgaGACTGGTGACATTGCTTCCCGCTGGATTGCCGACAAGAAACGGCCGCACCACCGTCTGGGTCTCCTTGGTCTCGTTGGCAAAAAGGTCGACACTATCGAATGGTGCCGCTCTGAGCTGCAGCGACTGGTCCCCgagattgaaaaggcccAAGCCGATTGGCGAGCTGGTAACTTCGAAAAGGTCCGCGGTGTTTTTGTCGAATTCGAGACTCAGGGCGATGCTCAGTTCGCCTTCCAGTCTGTCACTCATCACCTGGCTCTGCATATGGACCCCAAGGCCATTGGAGTTCAACCCGAAGAAATTGTCTGGAAGAGTTTGACTCTTCCCTGGTGGCAGATTATCGTTCGCCGATATGTGGTGTACGCTTTCATCGCcgctctcatcatcttctgggcTATTCCTGTTGGTATTGTTGGTTTGATCGCCCAGGTCAACACGTTGAAGTCCATTCCAGGCTTGACTTGGATTGCACAAATTCCCAAG CCCATTCTCGGTGTCGTGTCTGGCTTGCTCCCAGCAGTTGCTCTCTCTATCCTCATGTCTTTGGTTCCCGTCATCATGCGACTCTGTGCCAGACTCGCCGGCGAAGTCTCCCAGTCCCGCGTTGAGCTGTTTACTCAGAATTCgtactttttcttccagctcatccaggTGTTCTTGGTCCAAACCTTTACCAACGCAGCCTCAACAGCCCTTGTTCAGATTGCTCAACAGCCGGGACAAGTCTTCACCATTCTCTCCTCATCTCTGCCAACGGCATCTAATTTCTACATTTCTTACTTTATCGTCCAAGGTCTCACGATTGCCACTAGCGTTGTTACCCAGGTTGTTGGTTTCTTCGTCTTTACGCTTCTGTACAAGttcttggccaagacgccTCGAGCCATGTACAAGAAGTGGACCAGCCTCAGTGCCATTTCTTGGGGCAGCGTTATGCCTGTTTACACCAACATTGCTGTCATTA GCATTACGTACTCAATTATTGCTCCCTTGATCTTGTTCTGGTCAACCATTGGCATGGGACTGTTCTATCTGGCCTACCGATACAATATCCTGTTTGTCACGGAAACCCAGATCGATACGCACGGCTTGATCTATCCACGTGCTCTTAAGCAGCTGTTTGCTGGTATTTACTTGGCCGAGGTCTGCATGGTTGGTCTGTTTGCTGTCTCCAAGGCCGCTGGTCCTGCTGTTCTTATGGCCATTTTCCTCGCCTTCACCATTCTATACCACATTACGCTGTCGAGAACACTCGATCCTCTTCTCTACGGCCTGCCACGCAGCCTTCAGGCCGAGGAGGAAGCCATCCTCGCGCGTATCGCTGGCAATGAGGGTGCCACCAGCGCCGAGGAAGGCCTGACCACCAACGAGTTGTCTCACGAGGACACCGTTAGCAAGGCACCTGGCACCAAGGTGGCGACGAATGCTCCCGCCAACAGGGGCAACTTTATTCTCAGATTCTTCAAGCCTTGGATCTATGCCGACTACGCAACTCTGCGCGAATGGTTTACATCCGAAAAGCACTTTGCGGAACCGATCGAATACCCCGAAGACATTGTAGCTGAGGCATACCTGCCACCCTCTGTATCGAGCAGGGCCCCAATCCTTTGGATCCCTTCGGACCCTGCCGGCTTGTCAAAGGTTGAGATTGCTGCTTCTAGCAAGGTAATTCAGATTACAGACGAGGGCGCGGTGCTGGATGAGAAGAACCACATTACGTGGGACTCTGAGGGAGCCCGACCTCCCATTTGGGAGGAAAAGATTTACTATTAA